A portion of the Simkania negevensis Z genome contains these proteins:
- a CDS encoding LptF/LptG family permease, whose amino-acid sequence MPIIWRYLLRNYLQVFFLCMSGFIAILLVTRLQEIARLAAFDSDMGSIVLFTLCQIPYILPIAIPISGLIASILLLQRLSHTHELTSFRSAGLSLKVISTPLLLVAFLLSLINFMIVSEVTPRTRLYSQKLLHQVMTTNPLFLMKKSKLLKLQSSYVDMNMTHVGKEARDVIFAMKNESSDRLTLLTAKKFHVEDNQLIGKNVAIVSHLDSKDPDLFDHLIIENQRSMATSAKALSEMMQKNTFHLGYEYLPMSELIETAFSKAAKPKTIKRMRFELSRRLFFPLITYAFTFMGISLGLQIGRQKKKMGLILAIFLAAFTLICSMAAKSFHLAPTKAILCYVLPFPFILLTSFWFQKRAIEGIE is encoded by the coding sequence ATGCCGATCATATGGCGTTATCTTCTTCGAAACTACTTGCAGGTGTTCTTCCTCTGCATGAGTGGCTTTATTGCGATCTTGCTTGTCACCCGCTTGCAAGAGATCGCTCGTTTAGCTGCATTTGACTCAGATATGGGGTCGATTGTCCTTTTTACCCTCTGTCAAATTCCCTACATTCTTCCGATCGCGATCCCCATCTCGGGACTCATAGCCTCAATCCTCCTCCTGCAAAGACTTAGCCATACTCACGAACTCACCTCCTTTCGCTCTGCAGGTCTAAGCTTAAAAGTCATCAGTACCCCCCTTCTTTTAGTGGCATTTCTTCTTTCTCTGATCAATTTCATGATCGTTTCTGAAGTCACTCCCCGCACTCGCCTCTACTCTCAAAAGCTTTTACACCAAGTCATGACTACAAACCCACTCTTTTTAATGAAAAAAAGCAAGCTACTAAAGCTACAAAGCTCTTACGTTGATATGAATATGACACATGTTGGAAAAGAGGCTCGTGATGTCATTTTTGCCATGAAAAATGAGTCAAGTGATCGCCTCACATTGCTCACGGCAAAGAAATTTCATGTCGAAGACAATCAACTTATAGGAAAAAACGTCGCTATTGTCTCACATCTTGATTCAAAAGATCCCGACTTATTTGACCATCTCATCATAGAAAACCAACGGTCTATGGCCACCTCGGCAAAAGCCCTTTCAGAGATGATGCAAAAAAACACCTTTCATCTTGGCTATGAATATCTCCCCATGAGCGAACTGATTGAAACAGCATTTAGTAAAGCAGCAAAACCTAAAACCATTAAACGGATGCGCTTTGAACTTAGCCGTCGTCTCTTTTTCCCCCTGATCACTTACGCCTTCACCTTTATGGGAATTTCCTTAGGACTACAAATTGGGCGCCAGAAAAAAAAGATGGGACTCATTTTAGCGATCTTTTTAGCTGCTTTCACTCTCATCTGCTCAATGGCTGCAAAATCATTTCACCTAGCACCTACAAAGGCGATCCTTTGTTATGTGCTCCCTTTCCCCTTCATTCTCCTCACATCTTTTTGGTTTCAAAAACGGGCTATAGAGGGAATTGAATGA
- the tilS gene encoding tRNA lysidine(34) synthetase TilS, producing MEKPIKCVRDFLTLNLIPGKRLLLALSGGGDSLALLYLLIECQEKLDFELHIAHVDHAWREESEREAALLDRLAKHLKLPFHQKRLSPMIGSNLEDRYREKRYAYFQELQEKWGFQAVLLGHHADDQGETVLKRICEGARLGGLGGLKAKTERGNLTLWRPLLPMRKAELLIYLNRKKLEPFDDWTNFDLRYLRPRMRQKIFPELEKQFGKGIGRNFHRLGLLFQEISQYLDEKKEAIMQKLVQGPYGAYLEHPSKYPVLEMRYFLEEMARASHAHLSQDSCEILLRLIAINAPKAEVQAGPLTYILNKDYLFLLKNEIPPFDRSLWKEKGEPSNWKDFWKGSCLTTPSHCQMKLLDELTPILRKKMKKWYAKHQVPPFLHDKAPIFVIGSKIVGECLTGRSVSIT from the coding sequence ATGGAAAAACCGATTAAATGTGTGAGAGATTTTTTGACTTTGAATCTCATTCCAGGAAAACGACTCCTTTTGGCTCTATCAGGTGGAGGAGATTCGCTTGCCCTTCTTTATCTTTTGATTGAATGCCAAGAAAAACTCGACTTTGAACTTCACATTGCCCATGTCGATCATGCTTGGCGCGAAGAAAGTGAAAGAGAAGCAGCTCTACTCGACCGTCTAGCTAAACACTTAAAGCTCCCGTTTCATCAGAAGCGACTGTCTCCAATGATAGGGTCGAATCTCGAAGACCGGTACCGTGAAAAACGGTATGCCTATTTTCAAGAACTTCAAGAAAAGTGGGGCTTTCAAGCGGTTCTACTTGGACATCATGCTGATGATCAGGGCGAGACTGTTCTCAAGAGAATTTGTGAGGGGGCTCGCTTGGGAGGGTTGGGAGGTCTCAAAGCCAAAACAGAGCGAGGAAACTTGACTCTATGGCGTCCACTATTACCTATGCGCAAGGCTGAATTACTGATTTATCTTAATCGAAAAAAGCTTGAGCCATTTGATGACTGGACCAATTTCGACCTGCGCTACCTCCGTCCACGGATGCGGCAGAAGATTTTTCCTGAGCTTGAAAAGCAATTTGGAAAGGGAATTGGACGTAATTTTCATCGCCTTGGTCTTTTATTTCAGGAGATCTCACAGTATTTAGACGAAAAAAAGGAGGCGATTATGCAAAAACTTGTTCAAGGGCCCTACGGGGCGTATTTAGAACATCCTTCGAAGTACCCAGTGCTTGAAATGCGTTATTTTTTAGAGGAGATGGCTCGCGCCTCTCATGCTCACCTTTCTCAAGATAGCTGTGAGATTTTGCTCAGGTTGATTGCTATCAATGCTCCAAAAGCCGAAGTTCAAGCCGGCCCTCTTACCTATATATTAAATAAGGACTACCTCTTTCTTCTAAAAAACGAAATTCCTCCATTTGATAGGTCTTTATGGAAGGAGAAAGGAGAGCCTTCCAACTGGAAAGATTTTTGGAAAGGGTCATGTCTTACCACTCCTAGTCACTGTCAAATGAAGCTTTTAGATGAACTAACGCCTATCTTGCGAAAGAAAATGAAAAAATGGTATGCAAAGCACCAAGTTCCTCCTTTTTTGCACGATAAAGCACCAATTTTCGTGATTGGATCGAAAATTGTGGGAGAATGTTTGACGGGAAGAAGCGTAAGTATCACATAA
- the ftsH gene encoding ATP-dependent zinc metalloprotease FtsH yields the protein MDNPNKSPEQKKRFPGGFILFLLAAILIILTVQNLSSEKGGKVSFSHQVEHLVNLDLVQKDESRKTAQNDNLVTFTGKFKERLSDDSKARYRYLELLDQNHTLKEGRSDLAHNLTALQDNVRQAGERFLTLSGLPIPKGGYMIISPAFDTHERENSVVLESAESQELNVLTLKQTAKQVTANPTSEAVKRFGMNVLQVVQGFRSPTLGIGNETMKQTLKTTEQNINTALANSNLTPQEALAQYQTALVAVEEIVTELNKETNNVRLEGLRSVRNYLVDLEQYNQLIGSLDENEAELGKARQSVADVTWFFNNKELSTKALERQNPEEFSLWFAHAKGEWEAFTGNKGAAFKAPDQPRNLVLEKTFKSQEPSPNYFSYILMTILPVVVIILLLYFVFSRQMKGMGSNAMNFGKSPARMLNKSLHKVTFNEVAGVEEAKEELHEIVDFLKDPSKFTALGARIPKGVLLIGPPGTGKTLIAKAVAGEADRPFFSISGSDFVEMFVGVGASRIRDLFDQAKKNAPCIVFIDEIDAVGRHRGAGIGGGHDEREQTLNQLLVEMDGFDTNEGVILMAATNRPDVLDKALLRPGRFDRQVMLDLPDIKGRLEILKVHARKIKLDETVQLMDIARATPGTSGADLMNILNEAALLAARKGRSAVTREDTLEACDKVRYGKERKSLELDKKEKLHTAYHESGHAIVGLSVEHADPVEKVTIIPRGFSLGATHFVPEKNKLSYWRKELVDRLAVLMGGRIAEDIFVGDFSSGAQMDISQATKLARSMVCQWGMNDALGPVAYDANGDEGSYMVPGSSSKSYSDETAKQIDDEVRKLLDQANERARQVILDSKDKVQLMTDMLMEFETLDKEDVHAIMDGKWDTNKKRQKLKEMSEAHRKEPPPPPPRRSEKTSSGDMNPTPQQI from the coding sequence ATGGACAACCCAAATAAAAGCCCGGAACAGAAGAAGCGGTTTCCAGGGGGATTTATTCTTTTCCTTTTGGCAGCCATTTTGATTATTTTAACTGTTCAAAACCTTTCGAGTGAGAAAGGGGGAAAAGTTTCTTTTAGTCATCAAGTTGAACACCTTGTCAACTTAGACCTTGTACAGAAAGATGAAAGTCGTAAGACAGCTCAAAATGATAACCTTGTGACATTTACAGGGAAATTTAAAGAGAGACTGTCAGACGATTCGAAAGCGCGTTACCGTTATTTAGAGCTTTTAGATCAAAATCATACTCTTAAAGAGGGACGCTCTGATCTTGCACATAACTTAACGGCGCTTCAGGATAATGTGCGTCAAGCGGGCGAACGTTTCTTAACCCTCAGTGGATTGCCCATCCCCAAAGGGGGCTACATGATCATCAGCCCAGCCTTTGATACGCATGAAAGAGAAAATAGTGTTGTGCTCGAGTCTGCTGAGTCTCAGGAGCTCAATGTTTTAACCCTTAAACAGACTGCAAAACAAGTGACTGCAAATCCTACAAGTGAGGCGGTCAAACGTTTTGGAATGAATGTTCTTCAAGTGGTTCAAGGTTTTCGATCTCCGACCCTCGGAATTGGAAATGAAACGATGAAACAAACTTTGAAAACAACCGAGCAAAACATCAATACCGCCCTTGCTAACTCGAACCTTACCCCTCAAGAAGCACTCGCTCAATATCAAACAGCCCTTGTTGCAGTTGAAGAAATCGTTACCGAACTCAATAAAGAAACCAACAATGTCCGTTTAGAAGGGCTGCGTAGTGTTCGTAATTATCTCGTGGATCTTGAACAGTACAACCAACTGATTGGTTCGCTCGATGAAAATGAAGCAGAACTTGGAAAAGCGCGCCAAAGTGTTGCCGATGTGACTTGGTTCTTTAACAATAAAGAACTTTCGACTAAAGCATTAGAAAGACAAAATCCCGAAGAGTTTAGCTTGTGGTTTGCCCATGCAAAAGGTGAATGGGAAGCCTTTACAGGGAATAAAGGAGCTGCATTCAAAGCTCCAGATCAGCCACGTAATCTTGTTCTTGAAAAGACTTTTAAGAGTCAAGAGCCTTCGCCCAATTACTTCAGCTATATCTTGATGACGATCCTACCTGTTGTGGTGATTATCCTTCTCCTCTACTTCGTTTTCTCACGCCAAATGAAAGGGATGGGATCGAATGCGATGAATTTTGGAAAGTCGCCAGCTCGCATGCTCAATAAAAGCCTTCATAAAGTCACTTTTAATGAAGTTGCCGGAGTGGAAGAGGCTAAAGAAGAGCTACATGAGATCGTTGACTTTTTGAAAGATCCCAGTAAATTTACAGCTCTTGGAGCACGTATTCCTAAAGGTGTTTTATTGATCGGTCCTCCAGGAACGGGAAAAACCTTGATTGCGAAAGCAGTAGCAGGTGAAGCTGACCGCCCCTTCTTCTCCATCTCAGGTTCTGATTTTGTGGAGATGTTTGTGGGTGTGGGAGCAAGCCGGATTCGGGATCTTTTTGATCAAGCCAAGAAAAATGCCCCATGTATTGTCTTCATTGATGAAATCGATGCTGTTGGACGCCATCGAGGAGCAGGAATTGGTGGAGGCCATGATGAACGTGAGCAAACCCTGAACCAACTTCTAGTTGAGATGGACGGATTTGATACCAATGAGGGAGTCATCTTAATGGCGGCAACAAACCGCCCTGATGTTCTTGATAAAGCCCTCCTTCGTCCTGGACGTTTTGATCGCCAAGTGATGCTCGATCTGCCCGATATCAAAGGACGTCTTGAGATTCTCAAGGTTCATGCTCGCAAGATCAAACTCGACGAGACCGTACAATTAATGGATATCGCTCGCGCAACTCCTGGAACATCTGGGGCCGACCTCATGAATATTCTGAATGAAGCTGCTCTTTTAGCAGCGCGGAAAGGACGTTCAGCTGTCACGCGGGAGGACACTCTTGAAGCCTGTGATAAAGTACGCTACGGAAAAGAGCGCAAGAGTTTAGAACTCGATAAGAAAGAAAAACTGCACACCGCCTATCACGAATCAGGGCATGCCATTGTCGGCCTTTCGGTTGAACATGCCGATCCTGTTGAAAAAGTGACCATCATTCCTCGCGGCTTCTCTTTAGGGGCAACTCACTTTGTTCCAGAAAAAAATAAGCTCAGCTACTGGAGAAAAGAACTAGTTGATCGATTAGCTGTTCTCATGGGTGGACGCATTGCAGAAGACATTTTCGTTGGTGACTTTTCGAGTGGCGCTCAAATGGACATTTCTCAAGCAACCAAGCTCGCTCGCAGTATGGTATGCCAGTGGGGAATGAACGATGCCTTAGGACCTGTCGCATACGATGCGAACGGTGACGAGGGTTCCTACATGGTTCCTGGCTCTAGCTCAAAAAGCTATTCTGATGAAACAGCAAAACAAATCGACGATGAAGTGCGCAAGCTTCTCGATCAAGCAAATGAACGTGCCCGCCAAGTGATTTTAGACAGTAAAGATAAAGTTCAACTCATGACAGATATGCTCATGGAGTTTGAAACTTTAGATAAGGAAGATGTCCACGCGATCATGGATGGAAAATGGGATACGAATAAGAAGCGGCAAAAACTCAAAGAAATGAGTGAAGCTCATCGCAAAGAGCCTCCACCTCCACCTCCTCGTAGATCAGAGAAGACTTCTAGTGGAGATATGAATCCGACTCCACAACAGATTTAG